In Oryza sativa Japonica Group chromosome 1, ASM3414082v1, the genomic stretch AATTTACAGTTGGGAGACAAGTTCATAATCCCCCACGGGCGCGCCAATCAACTGGAGCGTACCATGCTCTTAACAGTCAGCATGTAATTCCTGCATTGAGCCAACCAGCAGGAATTTATCAAACAGTTGGCCCATACCAGAGTAATGGTCATCCACAGGTGTATACTAGAGATGTCCAAACAGTAGGGCACCAAAATTATAGGCATCCAATGGGACACAACACACAGCTCCAAACAGTGGAACCATATCAGAGTAATAATAGTCAACCACAGGTTCATGCTACCAGCATCCAAGCACCAAGACAATACCAGAATTATACTCGATAACGCCCGGCCAGAAACTACAATCACCAAGTGTTACATGCTACAGCGACCGAGACAACGGCCAGAAACTACAATCACCAATTGTTACATGCTGCAGCAACCGAGACAACGGCCAGAAACTATAATCACCAATCGTTACATGCTACAGCAACCGAGACAGAAGGATCATACCGGAATCAGCAGCAGAGACAACACACATCTGGCCGTCAAACAAATAGGAACGCTGTGAACACAAGGTACGTGCCTGTTGTTGGAAGGCCACAAAATGTAGCATGTGAATCACGAGCTCAAGACTCCTCAGGCAGGGGAACATGGCAACAAAGGGAGCCGCGAGCAGGATCAACCTACCAAAATAGATAGCAACGGATTATCTTCAGCTTTTGCATCGCAGTGTGTATGAGTTTTTGGTAGTTTGTGATAGCTTTCGTCAGCCAGCAGTTTGATCTCAGTGCCGCTGCAATGCAGCGAACTGTATTGGGTAAAATGCAGTTACAAGATTTTCTTTTGTGCAGATGTTGTCATGTTGCTACACGCGTGGCTACGATTGATTGCGCTGTAGCTGAGAACTgtttaaaaaaatgaagaaaaaacagtttatttttatatgtatgATAAACTAATAAACGAGGTAATCTGCAGTATCAGCCGTTTAAAAGATTAAGGCTTTTGTAGTAGTTGGGAACTCATCCTTATTTACgaaaaagaagcaacaaattaatatataattaattaagtattagctatttttttaaaaaaagttaatatgatttttaaagtaactttcctatatttttttttcaaaaaatgtaCTGTAGCGTGCGAACCCAGCCTAAGGCCGAGAAAAGAAACCAAAAACTTAcatttaaagtaacttttaatACTTACGTTTTGGTTGTGGCTGATAACCCAACAAGCAGACAATTTTACTGAATATTTTTGCATCTGGCTATTTTAATTGTCTAGTTGTGAAGGAATAGGTAAATATAGGGTAGAAACTAAGTCAAAACTCATGTCACCCAATCCCccgaaaaaaaacataaaatcaTATATAAGTTCCatataaattcatataaaaaatcTCACGCGTAGATGATATGATGGTGGGCAACGTTTAGGTTCGACTTTCTTTGTGAGATGTGATTTTTCATAACTTATAAACAAAGTTCAATTTGGACAATATATCTCGGTGTCCACCATCATCTCATATATGGCCTTGTTTGGCATAGGTTTGGATCCAAGATTTTATGAAATTGGGTATCCCTAGCTTCACAAATTTATAGAATTGGATCTAAGATTTTATGAAATTGGGTATCCTAGCTGCATCAAACACTCTCATCTATGTTGGGGTTTTCACGTATATAGGAGAGGCTTGGATGCCAAATAGAGTGCATATCAGTTCTTGCTACCataccctcttttttttttctcacaaaatCTATATGTTGCATTTGGAACACTgccgtttcaaaaaaaaaaatcaaaactcataagggaaaaaaaaaccacgTTTCAAACGGCTTCCTCTGTGGTTTCCCCAGAAACTGGATAAGCGTTCCCCTCGGGCCGGCTCCGACGTGCTACGGACTGGGCCTTCGCGCGCCGTCCCGTCCCCGCTCCCGAAGCGAAACCAACGCAACGCACGACTCCCTCCCACTCTACCCTCGTCTCGTGCGCGTGGACGACTCCCTTTGCCTAGCTTGACTCGTGCGCCGCCTACTTTCGCCAATCGCCATGGTGCAAGCCGCCTCAACCTCCTCGCGCTTTCTCCGCACAACCCGTCTCCAcggctcctccacctccaccacgccAGCGGAGCCCGCAGCCTCCGCgtagccggcggcggctcctcctcctctcatcgcgctatctctctctctcggtaaACCCCTGGCCTCGGTTAGTATCTGAAGTGGATTTCTCGCTTGGTCTACTGGCGGGGTTCGCTCGATACTCCTCCTCGAGTTAGGGTTTGGCGAATACGACCAACCCCGCGGATCGCGGTTGGATGGCGACTAGAGCGGCCGCGCTGCTCTGAGAATGCAATGTACCTTTCAAGGGTTCGGTATTTTAGTTCCTTGCTTGATAATTGCTACTACTGCGACAATCTCGCGGTTCGTTTGCGAAGAAATATAAAGAGGGTGCCTTGCTGTGGCTGTGCACTTCTCTCTCCTTCTTTGTTTTCACCCGAAAGTTGTGATTTTGGTGTGGGGTTTTGATGTAGAGAAATTGATGAGTACCACGGGTATTGCCAGCCAAATATTAATTGCGGAATGTGGGGAATGGGGAAAGGGTGTTGCCTTCGACGTGGATTCGCCTGCTGCGACACATAAGCATGCATATATTCGTAGAGTGGAGCGGAATTCTGCTAGCATTCTGTAGTTACCCAGTTACGTTAACTACTGTAGTGCTAATGTTAGAGTTAAATGATTTATATGATGAAGTGATGAAGTATACTTTTGGCCTGCCGACTTCGTCTGGGGTTTAATTTACACAAAACTTCAATACCTTGTAAACTACACACCCAAATATCATGCATGCAAATCACATCCTAGGGGTGGTATTGCGGGTGTTttggttgatgtggcatgcagGTGAACGTGGGGGCATGATGATTTAGGGAAAGAAAATTATGTGGGCCTTTTTCTCTTTCCTAGATGGGGTGTGGTATGGGTGGGAGTACTGCCATGTGTTAAAGAAATTGATGATGTGGTAGCCACATGACCCAATGGCCAACACCTCTAGTAACCTCTTTGGGTGTATTCTGCGCTGGAAACTGGTGGAGGgatgaaaatatattaaattgcaGGGTGTACATTAAACTAGAGCAAAGTTAAGAAACAATTGTAGGGTGTACGTAGGTCGTTGCACTGTTGGTTTGGACTTATGGAGCAAATATTTTACAATTTACATTAGAAAACCAGGACAACCATTATTCTTGTAACTGTAATGGGTTTGAATGCGGTTATATCTGGTTATGGTGCTTAGCGACGCCACTGTGTACCCATATAATCTCTTTTGATCATACGTCTATATCATTTGTTGCCCAGGATTTCAGGATGTCGATTTGGCGTGTCCCTAATTATGATGTGTTGGAGAAGTGTACAGAAGATATCCTCTCTCTAATCAAACCAGTGGAGGGTGACCGAAACAAACGAATATATGCAATTCAGGAGCTGGCAGATACAATCTATTCAGCTGGGGCCTTGAGAGGTAACTCACACCTAAAGTTACCACATAACCCCTGTATTATTTGAAAATCTTCCGTTGGGTTCCTTGTATTTATTGACGGTATGGTGTTGTGATGTTTCTACATCAAGCTTGGTTAGACTTATCTATGATCTTGAAGAGAAAATGTGTTTTCCACTTTATTGCTGTGAATGCTAGCTTGGGCATGGATTTCTGATAGATCTCTGAAAGAAAAGACCCAGTCTTATAGGTGTAAGGTGCCTCTGCGGTGCCTATCGTATTTCTTGTTATATTCATAAGGAACCTTAAGTTTTAAAGTTATCATCACACTTTGTCTGGGCAATAGTTTGAAAATACAATGAGTGACATATTTATGCAATCCATAGTACTTAAAAGTGATGTGTTTGTTTTGTGATCGATGCTAGAAAATGGTCTTCATGCTGCGATTGCTGTATGGCAATGGGAACTCTACGGCAGACCCATGAGGTTGCTAGCAGGCAACTGTTGACCTATGACAGTTCACAGTACACAGTAACCGTTAACCAACAATTTGTCATATCATGCCTGACAAATGACAATCACGATAAGCTTGTGTTGCTAGAATTAAGGGTGGGCATAATTACCTGAAACCAAAGAACCAATCCAAACTAACTGAGACCAAATACTTATGTCAGAGTTTCTAACTAACCGAATTTAATTTGGTTATAGGCCTTGgttaaccgaattgaccgaaatATAGTTAATAAGCGCAAAATCAACCTGTTAAGCCTATTAAGTATCATGTTTGAACAGTTGAATTTTGATGTTAAGTTGCAAGTGCTATCTTTGTGTTCTATATCATTTGTTGTTTATTTTGTGACTTTTTACTGTCAAACATGTCCTGAAACTGGGGAattgctgccaaattttttaCTACCGAAACATGTCCTGAAATTGATCAATCAGTTCGGTCATGACCTAGGACCGaaccaaaatgaccaaaaccaAATAGCTTGGCCTTTATGATTTTGCATTGAATTTCGGTCTTGATTTTCGGATGGCCAAAATTCGAGAAAACCAAAGAATCAATCCGAATTAATTGTTCAAACCGAATGGTTACCCATAGCCAGAATGGAGCTGCTCAAATGTCACATAATGTTTttactggattttttttttggttacatTCTCTTGTTATACAATGGATAGTGTCTTCCTCAATGCATATATTATTTATGAAGTTTGCATGTTGGAAAAGGGTAACTGTTAGAGAAGTCAGCAGTGCAATTATTTTAGTGTTTCTTTTTCTGAGTTCTTAACTTTCCTTTATAGGTGCTTCTGTAAAACCTTTTGGATCCTTCGTATCACAACTTTATGCAAAATCAGGTGATTTGGATGTGTCAGTTGAGCTGTTCAATGCCTTGAATCTCCCTATAAGTAAGAGAAAGAAGCAAGATACCCTGAGAGAAGTAAGGAGAGCTTTGCAAAAGCGAGGTAAACTTTCTTTTCGATTAATGAAAACAGCTTTAACCGAAATGATAGAAGTTTTGGTTGTGTGTTCTTTGTGATCAAACAAATAGTCACTATATGCATATACATGCACCAAGGAAAGCAATAAGTGGGCTTTGCGCGTCTTTGATGCAGCGGCCAGgttatccattatctaaaaaaaaaaaggaaagcaaTATATCTTGTGAGAGGTGAAGTCACTGTAATGAATAAGTTTTGATCAAGCTATTCACGATCTTCTTTTTGTTCCGTACTTCATTCAATGCAACCCTTTTTGTTGAATTTACAGGATATTCTTATCTGTTTTCATTCCTTATTTAGGTATTGCTAGACATATGGAGTTCATTCCTAATGCAAGAGTTCCAGTCCTTCAGTATGTGAGCAACCAATATGGTATTTCCTGTGATATATCCATTAGCAATTACCCTGGTCGAATTAAATCGAAAATCTTCTACTGGATCAATACTTTGGATGATCGCTTTGGTGATATGGTTTTATTGGTAAGCTCTGTGTAACCAAGAGAATTCTCTTTTTGCTACAATCTTCCTTTTTGTTAAGCCATGTTTTTTGGCAGGTCAAGGAATGGGCCAAAGCTCAAAACATTAATGATCCAAAAAATGGAACCCTGAATTCCTATTCACTTTGTCTACTTGTTCTCTTTCATTTTCAGGTGTTATTTCTTACTTTACAAGTTACCTCTATTTCTTATTTATTGTTCCATTAAAGTTATCTATATGCGTTCTTTATTCTGAGCCTTCCAGACATGTGAACCTGCAATATTACCACCGCTGAAGGAGATTTATGAAGGGAACATCATGGAGGACATTTCAGATAAGATTTCATTATGGGAATATGGCTTACCTGTGATGGATAGTGACTATCTATTTGTCAGTGCCTTGCTGTTTAACTGCTGCATTCACATACAGGGAGGGCGTACTATAATGAGAAACATCTTGATGAGGTTTGCTCCATAAATATAGAAAGATTCCGGCGCCAAAATATGGGGCAAAGAAATCAGAGCTCTCTTTCTCATCTACTTGCATCATTCTTTCACAAGGTAATTGAACTTA encodes the following:
- the LOC4327467 gene encoding protein HESO1; translated protein: MSIWRVPNYDVLEKCTEDILSLIKPVEGDRNKRIYAIQELADTIYSAGALRGASVKPFGSFVSQLYAKSGDLDVSVELFNALNLPISKRKKQDTLREVRRALQKRGIARHMEFIPNARVPVLQYVSNQYGISCDISISNYPGRIKSKIFYWINTLDDRFGDMVLLVKEWAKAQNINDPKNGTLNSYSLCLLVLFHFQTCEPAILPPLKEIYEGNIMEDISERAYYNEKHLDEVCSINIERFRRQNMGQRNQSSLSHLLASFFHKFFRIDALSDKVISTYTGRLERIQDNPRWMDKSYSLFVEDPFEKPDNAARAVGSFEFQDIVNAFSNASNKFVSDAHALTDRNGLLSLLCTPDVGSKLGGRASASRYTNTLPARGGSRSGQSPHGYTTNRQTAVHYQNNNHPQAYNTQRQTTVHHQNQNNQQVYAAGRQTGGQYQNTQRSKENTSYRHSNWRAATTWHEPVCG